The following proteins are encoded in a genomic region of Nicotiana sylvestris chromosome 4, ASM39365v2, whole genome shotgun sequence:
- the LOC104247242 gene encoding uncharacterized protein — protein sequence MNTNEMKIRGELERDVERDLEDEIKEGICQLALRLHRLYLHQEERNTKKSANDLGATDGTHGTNTKALSEVNINIKMEGGTKIEIKEIKKKARRSSSNLRSSKAASNVMFTRPPKFDWTQSLRSEPTSVTGYTKIDSSRNRAKSIVNKNGQRKVKVVKDVEEKSARSLK from the coding sequence ATGAATACAAATGAGATGAAGATTCGAGGGGAGCTCGAAAGGGATGTGGAGAGGGATTTAGAGGACGAAATAAAAGAAGGAATATGCCAATTAGCACTAAGATTGCACAGGCTTTACCTACATCAAGAGGAAAGGAACACAAAGAAATCAGCTAATGACCTTGGTGCAACAGATGGTACGCATGGTACAAACACTAAAGCACTTTCTGAAGTGAACATTAATATAAAGATGGAAGGAGGGACAAAAATTGAGATAAAAGAAATCAAGAAAAAAGCACGTCGAAGTTCCAGCAATTTGAGAAGTTCTAAGGCAGCGAGTAATGTTATGTTTACTCGTCCGCCTAAATTTGACTGGACACAAAGTTTAAGGTCAGAACCAACTTCTGTTACTGGCTATACTAAAATCGATAGTTCTAGAAATCGAGCTAAAAGTATTGTCAATAAAAATGGTCAACGGAAAGTAAAAGTAGTTAAAGATGTTGAAGAAAAATCGGCGAGAAGTTTGAAATAG